The region CGCCTTCGGAGGGGTATGCCTCTCCGCTGTCTCTCCGGGATCCCAGGAACGTGACGCCCTGGGCCACGACTTCCGTTACCCACCGTCTTTCTCCTGTTGCCGCCTCGTAACTGCGAACCTGGATCCTTCCCTCGACAAGGACAGGGCTTCCTTTGCGGAGGAATCTCTCGCAATTCTCGGCCTGGGATCCCCAAACCACCACGGGGATAAAGTCCGCCTGGTCCTGGATCTCACCGTCCCTGTTCTTCCACTGCCTGTTAACGGCCACGGTCAACTTCGCTACGGCCTGCTTGGAAGTGGTGTAGCGCACCTCGG is a window of Thermovirga sp. DNA encoding:
- the ssb gene encoding single-stranded DNA-binding protein, with protein sequence MARGFNKAILMGNLARDPEVRYTTSKQAVAKLTVAVNRQWKNRDGEIQDQADFIPVVVWGSQAENCERFLRKGSPVLVEGRIQVRSYEAATGERRWVTEVVAQGVTFLGSRRDSGEAYPSEGDQSSPSRGGSLREKGFDDDFVRDISELDDVKDEGEDADIPF